The Lacerta agilis isolate rLacAgi1 chromosome 5, rLacAgi1.pri, whole genome shotgun sequence genome has a segment encoding these proteins:
- the KCNJ13 gene encoding inward rectifier potassium channel 13 — MRTEVIEGNNTKPSAPLLAQRYPRMVTKDGHSTLQMDGAHGKGLAYLKDAWGILMDMRWRWMMLVFSASFVLHWLVFAVLWYLLAEMNGDLEIDHDSPPENHTICVKYITSFTAAFSFSLETQLTIGYGTMFPSGDCPSAIALLAIQMVLGLMLEAFITGAFVAKIARPKNRALSIRFTYSAVVTHKEGKPYLMFQVANTRPSPLTSVRISAVLYEEQENGQLHQTSVDFHLDSITSEECPFFIFPLTYYHPITPSSPLAILLQREAHQHFELVVFLSATQEGTGETCQRRTSYLPSEIILHHHFASMLVRGAKGEYQIKMENFDKTIPELPAADSKSSKRTDMEIRINGQHIDSFQICETHLTE; from the exons ATGAGGACAGAAGTGATAGAAGGCAACAATACCAAACCTAGTGCTCCTCTCCTGGCCCAACGATACCCAAGAATGGTCACGAAAGATGGACACAGCACACTACAAATGGATGGTGCCCATGGGAAAGGCCTGGCATACCTAAAAGATGCTTGGGGAATCCTTATGGATATGCGCTGGAGATGGATGATGCTGGTATTTTCTGCTTCTTTTGTCCTCCACTGGCTTGTCTTTGCAGTTCTCTGGTACCTACTAGCAGAAATGAATGGGGATCTGGAGATCGATCATGATTCTCCACCTGAGAACCACACTATTTGTGTAAAGTATATCACAAGCTTTACAGCTGCTTTTTCCTTCTCATTGGAGACACAGCTCACTATTGGTTACGGCACAATGTTCCCAAGTGGAGACTGTCCAAGTGCAATTGCCCTACTTGCTATACAAATGGTACTGGGTCTGATGCTGGAGGCCTTCATCACAG GTGCATTTGTAGCAAAAATTGCCCGTCCAAAGAATCGAGCTCTCTCCATCCGGTTCACTTATTCTGCTGTAGTGACACACAAAGAAGGAAAGCCATATCTAATGTTCCAAGTGGCCAATACTCGCCCAAGCCCACTCACCAGTGTTCGGATTTCTGCAGTTCTTTATGAAGAACAAGAAAATGGTCAGCTGCATCAAACCAGTGTGGATTTTCATCTAGACAGCATCACTTCAGAAGAGTGCCCTTTCTTTATCTTTCCTTTAACCTATTATCATCCCATAACTCCATCTAGCCCTCTAGCCATTCTCCTACAAAGGGAGGCTCATCAACATTTTGAGCTAGTAGTCTTCCTTTCTGCCACACAAGAGGGCACTGGAGAAACATGCCAGAGGAGGACATCCTATCTTCCATCAGAGATCATATTACACCACCATTTTGCCTCCATGTTGGTTCGAGGTGCTAAAGGGGAATATCAGATCAAGATGGAGAATTTTGACAAGACAATCCCAGAACTTCCAGCTGCAGACTCTAAAAGTTCAAAGAGGACTGACATGGAGATCCGCATCAATGGGCAGCACATTGACAGCTTCCAGATCTGTGAGACTCATCTGACTGAATAG